Proteins co-encoded in one Drosophila kikkawai strain 14028-0561.14 unplaced genomic scaffold, DkikHiC1v2 scaffold_179, whole genome shotgun sequence genomic window:
- the LOC138929376 gene encoding uncharacterized protein: protein MGLDAAKCMAGCRCSVAGIRVFAFYRLVVAAERLSTATQERDAISWVVSSHGSSSWYHWTAKISLLPLIWDWMLRSARFVVVAGHHTTTTREWDASRWVVSSHGERALKDVNPSPVQQSGCAAASNKEVQGL, encoded by the exons ATGGGACTGGATGCTGCAAAGTGCATGGCAGGATGCAGGTGTAGTGTAGCAGGGATTCGTGTCTTTGCCTTTTACAGGCTTGTGGTCGCCGCTGAACGCCTCTCAACCGCCACACAGGAGAGGGACGCAATTAGCTGGGTTGTTTCGTCACATG GGAGTTCCAGTTGGTACCATTGGACAGCCAAAATATCGCTGCTGCCGCTCATATGGGACTGGATGTTGCGAAGTGCCCG GTTTGTGGTCGTCGCTGGGCATCACACAACCACCACACGGGAGTGGGACGCAAGTCGCTGGGTTGTTTCGTCACATGGTGAGCGTGCCCTAAAAGATGTCAATCCCAGTCCAGTGCAACAGTCGGGATGCGCAGCAGCGTCCAATAAGGAGGTGCAAGGCCTTTAA
- the LOC138929380 gene encoding uncharacterized protein gives MLQAYGRCCTSPAATREWDAIRWVVSSHGDRARKDVNPSPVQQLGCTAASNRRVQGLSGLCAVVQYCFGHAVTVRLGICFIWMLASCQRLLSGEGACARLLSTRASFVYGPSELLQGVLIINAVYILVVIY, from the exons ATGCTACAG GCTTATGGTCGCTGCTGTACGTCTCCGGCCGCCACACGGGAGTGGGACGCAATTCGCTGGGTTGTTTCGTCACATGGTGATCGTGCCCGAAAAGATGTCAATCCCAGTCCAGTGCAGCAGTTGGGATGCACGGCAGCGTCCAATCGGAGGGTGCAAGGCCTTTCAGG GTTATGTGCAGTAGTGCAGTATTGTTTTGGCCATGCAGTCACGGTCCGTCTCGGGATTTGCTTTATCTGGATGTTGGCGTCCTGTCAGAGGCTGCTTTCCGGTGAGGGTGCATGTGCCCGACTGCTGAGTACCAGGGCATCGTTTGTGTATGGCCCTAGTGAGCTTCTGCAAGGAGTATTGATAATAAATGCAGTTTATATCTTGGTTGTTatctattaa
- the LOC138929374 gene encoding uncharacterized protein: MQDTVTTNPVGAEQYPSYLSALNPLGMNTSKRHRYRPENIRDPRINKIKTAYTENWLHQQEQANMTSTPLLNMEKENVNLEPGTTSPPPEPLLTPKIEEPAEKPRGTELERLLLTSPTPFSRDTNKLLVKSLQDLYKRQNDEIKRQLLEDSEDESEDEIPLKQLVYGKPNNKIDRRQLKLTQMPNKPITRLSTGASASCATYRDKPRRRRNLASQTQLDPAIRELPMPDENSNNQETNQLADSSLQTRNYNAAANSDETTLEEQMPCSSVSLRCLNLTPNLGRDEVLSQQAPIQTQTAHPTTEETQTKESTRPTKRSRRRNNISTAKTAQRGDTEAARYSCETPCPRRRKPSLPTNRNCDCGIENFDETMLKFVNKANKAIIKIIESINKTHRQCRDTNDNIEIFNLKGQK, from the coding sequence ATGCAGGACACTGTCACCACAAATCCCGTTGGAGCCGAGCAATATCCGTCATATCTTTCTGCGCTGAACCCCCTTGGTATGAACACGAGCAAACGCCATCGCTACAGACCAGAAAACATAAGAGATCCCAGgatcaacaaaataaaaacagcatATACTGAGAACTGGCTACACCAACAGGAGCAGGCAAATATGACCTCGACCCCCCTACTAAACATGGAGAAAGAGAATGTCAATCTGGAACCAGGCACCACCTCCCCTCCGCCGGAACCTCTGCTCACCCCCAAAATAGAGGAGCCAGCTGAGAAGCCCAGAGGAACGGAGCTAGAACGACTCTTATTGACCTCTCCAACCCCCTTTAGCAGGGACACCAATAAACTCCTCGTAAAGTCTCTACAAGACTTATACAAGAGGCAAAACGATGAAATCAAGAGGCAATTGCTTGAGGACTCTGAAGATGAAAGCGAAGATGAAATCCCGCTTAAACAGCTTGTCTATGGCAAACCCAACAATAAAATAGACAGGAGGCAATTAAAGCTGACCCAAATGCCAAATAAACCAATTACCAGACTGTCTACAGGCGCATCGGCAAGCTGTGCCACATATAGAGACAAACCCAGACGCCGCAGAAATCTGGCATCCCAAACGCAACTAGACCCGGCCATACGCGAACTTCCGATGCCTGACGAAAACTCAAACAACCAAGAAACCAATCAACTGGCTGATAGCTCCCTTCAAACTCGCAACTATAATGCAGCCGCAAACTCAGACGAAACAACCCTGGAGGAACAAATGCCCTGCAGCTCCGTCTCTCTAAGATGCCTAAATCTCACCCCCAACCTAGGAAGGGATGAAGTCCTCTCGCAACAGGCGCCAATCCAAACCCAAACAGCACATCCAACCACAGAGGAGACGCAGACCAAGGAAAGCACGCGTCCCACCAAACGATCTCGTCGCCGCAATAACATATCAACTGCCAAGACAGCTCAGCGAGGAGACACTGAAGCAGCCAGGTATAGTTGTGAAACCCCATGCCCACGCCGCAGGAAGCCAAGTCTACCTACAAATCGAAACTGTGACTGCGGTATCGAAAACTTTGACGAAACTATGCTGAAGTTCGTGAACAAAGCCAATAaggcaataataaaaataattgaatcaataaataaaacgcACAGGCAGTGCAGAGATACAAACGATAATATCGAAATATTCAACCTAAAAGGTCAAAAGTAG